A genomic stretch from Serratia entomophila includes:
- a CDS encoding Yip1 family protein, with protein sequence MVNHVWGLLAHPSAEFEHIKSENESVSHLYTHHVLLLAAIPVVCAFIGTTQLGWLSGEGHAIRLDMFTALYTAVAFYLLMLAGVAIMGQVIHWMARRYESRPSLHRCMVFAGYVATPMFLSGIVALYPVVWLCLFVGIIGLCYSGYLLNLGIPHFLNIDSKEGFIFSSSTFAIGILLLEFLLGVTVLLWGYGSWLF encoded by the coding sequence ATGGTCAATCACGTTTGGGGGCTTCTGGCGCATCCAAGCGCCGAGTTCGAACACATTAAAAGCGAGAACGAAAGCGTCTCGCACCTCTATACCCACCACGTGCTGTTGCTGGCGGCGATCCCGGTGGTCTGCGCCTTTATCGGCACCACGCAGCTGGGTTGGCTCTCCGGTGAAGGGCACGCGATCCGGCTCGATATGTTTACCGCATTGTATACCGCCGTGGCGTTCTACCTGCTGATGCTGGCAGGCGTGGCGATCATGGGGCAAGTGATCCACTGGATGGCGCGCCGTTATGAATCGCGCCCCAGCCTGCACCGTTGCATGGTGTTCGCCGGCTACGTTGCCACCCCGATGTTCCTCAGCGGCATCGTGGCGCTCTACCCGGTGGTGTGGCTGTGTCTGTTCGTCGGCATTATCGGCCTGTGCTACTCGGGCTATCTGCTGAATCTGGGCATTCCGCACTTCCTGAATATCGACAGCAAGGAAGGGTTTATCTTCTCCAGCTCAACCTTCGCCATCGGCATCCTGCTGCTTGAATTCCTGCTCGGGGTGACGGTGCTGCTGTGGGGGTATGGTTCCTGGTTATTCTAA
- the dld gene encoding D-lactate dehydrogenase, translated as MTQSSSEAFLNQLKDIVGGPQLLTGERSTERYRKGFRSGEGKALAVVFPTRLLQLWRILEACVAADKIVIMQAANTGLTEGSTPSGNDYDRDIVIVSTLRLDHVQVLDNGKQVIGFPGSTLNQLEKLLKPYGREPHSVIGSSCIGASVIGGVCNNSGGSLVKRGPAYTEMALYAQLGEDGQLRLVNHLGIKLGDTPEEILTRLEKGDYRPEDVEHGELRASDNEYATRVRDVDADTPSRFNADKRRLFEASGCAGKLAVFAVRLDTFEKEGKEQVFYIGTNDTAVLTELRRHMLSQFENLPVAGEYMHRDIFDIAEVYGKDTFMMIDKLGTDQMPRFFTLKGRMDASLNKLPLLPHNLTDRLMQGLSHFAPSHLPKRMKEYRERFEHHLLLKMAGPGVEEAQQYLSRYFAQADGAFFACTAEEGKKAFLHRFAAAGAAVRYHAVHADKVEDILALDIALRRNDTEWFETLPPEIDSQLVHKLYYGHFMCHVFHQDYVVKKGVDSHALKEKMLEILDRRGAEYPAEHNVGHLYAAKPDLQAFYRAADPTNSFNPGIGKTSKRKGWADNGR; from the coding sequence ATGACGCAGTCCTCCAGCGAGGCGTTTCTCAATCAGCTTAAAGACATCGTCGGCGGCCCGCAGTTGCTGACCGGCGAACGCAGCACCGAACGGTACCGCAAGGGCTTCCGCTCCGGCGAAGGCAAGGCGCTGGCGGTAGTCTTCCCCACCCGCCTGCTGCAGCTTTGGCGCATTCTGGAGGCCTGCGTGGCCGCCGACAAGATTGTCATCATGCAGGCGGCCAACACCGGTTTGACCGAAGGCTCAACGCCCAGCGGCAACGACTACGACCGCGATATCGTTATCGTCAGCACCCTGCGCCTCGACCACGTTCAGGTGCTGGACAACGGCAAACAGGTGATCGGCTTCCCCGGCAGCACGCTGAACCAGCTGGAAAAGCTGTTGAAACCCTACGGCCGCGAGCCGCATTCGGTGATCGGTTCCTCCTGCATCGGCGCCTCGGTGATTGGCGGCGTGTGCAACAATTCCGGCGGTTCGCTGGTTAAGCGCGGCCCGGCCTACACCGAGATGGCGCTGTACGCGCAGCTGGGCGAAGACGGCCAACTGCGGCTGGTGAACCATCTGGGGATTAAACTCGGCGATACGCCGGAAGAGATCCTCACCCGGCTGGAGAAAGGCGACTATCGGCCGGAGGACGTCGAGCACGGCGAACTGCGCGCCTCCGACAACGAATACGCCACCCGGGTGCGCGACGTCGATGCCGACACCCCTTCCCGCTTCAACGCCGATAAGCGCCGCCTGTTTGAGGCCTCCGGCTGCGCCGGCAAGCTGGCGGTGTTTGCCGTGCGCCTCGACACCTTCGAAAAAGAAGGCAAAGAGCAGGTGTTCTATATCGGCACCAACGACACCGCCGTGTTGACCGAGCTGCGCCGCCATATGCTGAGCCAATTCGAGAACCTGCCGGTGGCCGGCGAATACATGCACCGCGATATTTTCGACATCGCCGAGGTGTACGGCAAAGACACCTTTATGATGATCGACAAGCTCGGCACCGATCAAATGCCGCGCTTCTTCACTCTCAAGGGGCGCATGGACGCCAGCCTGAACAAGCTGCCGCTGCTGCCGCACAACCTGACCGACCGGCTGATGCAGGGGCTGAGCCATTTTGCCCCCAGCCATCTGCCGAAACGCATGAAGGAATACCGCGAGCGCTTCGAACACCACCTGCTGCTGAAAATGGCCGGGCCGGGGGTAGAAGAAGCGCAGCAGTACCTGAGCCGCTACTTTGCCCAGGCCGACGGCGCGTTCTTCGCCTGCACCGCCGAAGAGGGCAAGAAAGCCTTCCTGCACCGCTTTGCCGCCGCCGGCGCCGCCGTGCGCTACCATGCGGTGCACGCCGACAAGGTGGAAGATATTCTGGCGCTGGACATCGCTCTGCGCCGCAACGACACCGAGTGGTTTGAAACCCTGCCGCCGGAGATCGACAGCCAGTTGGTGCACAAGCTGTATTACGGCCACTTTATGTGCCACGTTTTCCATCAGGACTACGTGGTGAAAAAAGGCGTCGACAGCCATGCGCTGAAAGAGAAAATGCTCGAAATCCTCGACCGGCGCGGCGCCGAATACCCGGCGGAACATAACGTCGGCCACCTGTATGCGGCCAAGCCGGACCTGCAGGCGTTCTACCGCGCCGCCGATCCGACCAACAGCTTTAACCCCGGCATCGGCAAAACCAGCAAACGCAAAGGCTGGGCCGATAACGGACGGTAA
- a CDS encoding acyltransferase, with amino-acid sequence MSSAITLRQAGIVDIEAGRNVTLVEPCNLYGCRLGDEVFVGPFVEIQRNVSIGARSKIQSHSFICEYVTLGEDCFIGHNVTFANDLFKDGAPNADPASWGRTRIGDRVAIGSGATVLAVSICSGAVIGAGAVVTRDITRPGIYAGNPARLIRELAR; translated from the coding sequence ATGTCATCTGCAATAACGCTCCGCCAGGCGGGGATTGTCGACATTGAGGCCGGCCGCAACGTTACCCTGGTCGAACCCTGCAACCTGTACGGCTGCCGCCTCGGCGACGAGGTGTTCGTCGGCCCGTTCGTCGAGATCCAGCGCAACGTCAGCATCGGCGCCCGCAGCAAAATTCAGTCGCACAGCTTTATCTGTGAATACGTGACCCTCGGCGAGGATTGTTTTATCGGCCACAACGTCACCTTCGCCAACGATCTGTTTAAAGACGGCGCCCCCAATGCCGATCCGGCGAGCTGGGGCCGGACGCGCATCGGCGATCGGGTGGCTATCGGCTCCGGCGCCACCGTGCTGGCGGTGAGCATCTGCAGCGGCGCGGTGATCGGCGCCGGCGCGGTGGTGACCCGCGACATCACCCGCCCGGGAATTTACGCCGGCAACCCCGCCCGCCTGATCAGGGAGCTGGCTCGATGA
- a CDS encoding ABC transporter substrate-binding protein, with product MKALKTLIAAGCLLAAGSTLAAENTLRFGLEALYPPFESKSASGKLEGFDIDLGNAVCAAAQLKCSWVETSFDSLIPALQARKFDAINSAMNVTDQRRQAIAFTDSIYQVPNRLIAKADSKLLPDAKSLAGKHVGVLQGSIQEIYAKAHWAPEGVDVVSYQDQNQVYLDLAAGRLDATLVMAPSGQSGFLSQPDGKGFAFVGDAVSDDKILGEGIAFGLRKGDEALKNKLNEAIAKVKQQGKVAELAKKYFGDIDVSVK from the coding sequence ATGAAAGCACTGAAAACGCTGATCGCCGCAGGATGCCTGTTGGCCGCCGGCTCCACGCTGGCGGCGGAGAATACCCTGCGCTTCGGCCTGGAGGCGCTGTACCCGCCGTTCGAATCCAAATCGGCCAGCGGCAAGCTGGAAGGCTTCGATATCGATCTGGGCAACGCGGTATGCGCCGCCGCCCAGCTGAAGTGCAGCTGGGTGGAAACCTCGTTCGACAGCCTGATCCCGGCGCTGCAGGCGCGCAAGTTCGACGCCATCAACTCGGCGATGAACGTGACCGACCAGCGTCGCCAGGCGATCGCCTTTACCGATTCAATTTACCAGGTGCCAAACCGCCTGATCGCCAAAGCCGACAGCAAGCTGCTGCCGGACGCCAAATCGCTGGCGGGCAAGCACGTCGGCGTGCTGCAGGGCTCGATTCAGGAAATTTACGCCAAGGCGCATTGGGCGCCCGAGGGCGTGGACGTGGTCTCCTACCAGGACCAAAATCAGGTTTACCTCGATCTGGCCGCCGGCCGCCTCGACGCCACCCTGGTGATGGCGCCGTCGGGCCAAAGCGGTTTCCTGTCGCAGCCGGACGGCAAGGGCTTCGCCTTTGTCGGCGATGCGGTCAGCGACGACAAAATCCTCGGTGAAGGCATCGCCTTCGGCCTGCGCAAAGGCGACGAAGCGTTGAAGAACAAGCTGAATGAGGCGATCGCCAAGGTGAAACAGCAGGGCAAGGTCGCCGAACTGGCGAAGAAGTACTTTGGGGATATCGACGTTAGCGTGAAATAA
- a CDS encoding ParD-like family protein → MGIVKISDALHDDLRLASLTMTRSINAQAEYWIKIGMLAEFHPELTYPQLVKKMMKDNALTLKEIVG, encoded by the coding sequence ATGGGCATCGTAAAAATTTCAGACGCGCTGCATGACGATCTGCGCCTGGCCAGCCTGACCATGACGCGCTCGATCAACGCGCAGGCCGAGTACTGGATCAAGATCGGCATGCTGGCCGAGTTCCACCCGGAGCTGACCTACCCGCAGCTGGTGAAAAAGATGATGAAAGATAACGCGCTGACGCTGAAGGAGATTGTCGGGTGA
- the map gene encoding type I methionyl aminopeptidase, with the protein MKEIVIKTPEEIAKMRHSGALLARVFAMLDEVIVEGISTMEINDRAEAFIVNELKSRPASKGQYDFPYVLNTSIDEVVCHGIPSVSKILRAGMIVNVDITLENGGYIADSSKMYCIGQVTPLAKRLVNNVYESLWQGIRAVKPGATLGDIGHAIQQHAEQAGYSIVREYCGHGIGRDMHEEPAVLHFGQPGTGMALQEGMVFTIEPMINQGDHRIKQKKDGWTVVTRDKKLSAQWEHTLAVTADGVEILTLRDEERRAGYAERY; encoded by the coding sequence GTGAAAGAGATTGTGATCAAAACGCCGGAAGAGATTGCCAAAATGCGTCACTCTGGCGCCCTGCTGGCCAGAGTGTTTGCTATGCTCGATGAGGTGATTGTCGAAGGCATTTCCACCATGGAAATTAACGATCGCGCCGAGGCGTTTATCGTCAACGAATTGAAATCGCGGCCGGCCAGCAAGGGGCAGTATGATTTCCCCTATGTGCTGAATACCTCGATAGACGAAGTGGTGTGCCACGGCATTCCCTCCGTCAGCAAGATCCTGCGTGCCGGCATGATAGTCAACGTCGACATCACGTTGGAAAACGGCGGCTACATCGCCGACTCCAGCAAAATGTACTGTATCGGCCAGGTTACGCCGCTGGCCAAACGCCTGGTGAACAACGTATACGAATCGCTGTGGCAGGGCATCCGCGCGGTGAAACCGGGCGCTACCCTGGGGGATATCGGCCACGCCATTCAGCAGCACGCCGAGCAGGCCGGCTACAGCATCGTGCGTGAGTACTGCGGCCACGGCATCGGCCGCGATATGCACGAAGAGCCGGCGGTGCTGCACTTCGGCCAACCGGGCACCGGCATGGCGTTGCAGGAGGGTATGGTGTTCACCATCGAGCCGATGATTAACCAGGGCGACCACCGCATCAAGCAGAAGAAAGACGGCTGGACGGTAGTGACACGCGACAAAAAGCTGTCTGCCCAGTGGGAACACACCCTGGCGGTTACCGCCGACGGCGTGGAAATTCTGACCCTGCGCGACGAAGAGCGCCGTGCCGGCTACGCCGAAAGATATTAA
- the ddlA gene encoding D-alanine--D-alanine ligase — MTKLRVGVIFGGKSAEHEVSLQSAKNIVDAIDKEKFEVTLLGIDKQGQWHVNDASNYLLNAENPALIALNRSNKNVALIPGQEKQQLIEAGNAGALSQLDVIFPIVHGTLGEDGSLQGLLRMANMPFVGAGVLGSAVSMDKDVTKRLLRDAGLAVAPFVTLTRANRGKFSFEQLSERLGLPLFIKPANQGSSVGVSKVQDRAGFDAAVALAFSFDHKVLVESAIVGREIECAVLGNDEPQASLCGEIVLSDAFYSYDTKYINEQGAQVVVPAAIEPAVSDKIRDVALKAFKALECFGLARVDVFLTPDNNVVINEINTLPGFTNISMYPKLWAASGIGYGELITRLIELALERHQQDRALNSSVFDR, encoded by the coding sequence GTGACTAAACTACGTGTTGGGGTGATCTTTGGCGGTAAATCGGCTGAGCATGAGGTGTCGCTGCAGTCGGCCAAGAACATTGTGGATGCAATCGACAAAGAGAAGTTTGAGGTCACGCTGCTGGGCATCGACAAACAGGGGCAATGGCACGTCAACGACGCCTCCAACTATCTGCTGAATGCGGAAAACCCGGCGCTGATCGCGCTGAACCGCTCGAATAAGAACGTGGCGCTGATCCCGGGCCAGGAAAAGCAGCAGCTGATCGAAGCGGGCAACGCCGGGGCGCTGAGCCAGCTCGACGTGATCTTCCCGATCGTGCACGGCACGCTGGGGGAAGACGGTTCGCTGCAGGGGCTGCTGCGCATGGCCAATATGCCGTTCGTCGGCGCCGGGGTGCTTGGCTCGGCGGTGAGCATGGACAAGGACGTGACCAAACGCCTGCTGCGCGACGCCGGGCTGGCGGTGGCGCCGTTCGTTACCCTGACGCGCGCTAACCGCGGCAAGTTCAGCTTCGAGCAGTTGAGCGAGCGTTTGGGCCTGCCGCTGTTTATCAAACCGGCTAACCAGGGCTCTTCGGTGGGCGTCAGCAAGGTGCAGGATCGCGCCGGCTTCGACGCGGCGGTGGCGCTGGCGTTCAGCTTCGATCATAAGGTGCTGGTGGAATCGGCGATTGTCGGCCGCGAGATCGAGTGCGCGGTGCTGGGCAACGACGAACCGCAGGCCAGCCTGTGCGGCGAGATTGTGTTGAGCGACGCTTTTTATTCTTACGACACCAAATACATCAATGAGCAGGGCGCTCAGGTGGTGGTGCCGGCGGCCATCGAGCCGGCGGTGAGCGATAAAATTCGCGATGTGGCGCTGAAAGCCTTCAAGGCGCTGGAGTGTTTCGGCCTGGCGCGGGTGGACGTGTTCCTGACGCCGGACAACAACGTGGTGATCAACGAGATCAATACGCTGCCGGGTTTCACCAACATCAGCATGTATCCCAAGCTGTGGGCCGCCAGCGGCATCGGCTACGGCGAATTGATTACGCGTTTGATCGAGCTGGCGCTGGAGCGCCATCAGCAGGATCGCGCGCTGAACAGCTCGGTGTTCGACCGCTAA
- a CDS encoding LysR substrate-binding domain-containing protein: protein MPISLPSLDVLKTFVAVAQRLNFTHAAQALHLTQGAVSRQILGLEQRLGYPLFIRRARGLTLTPQGAMLLAPVQQALGQLDEALERAAAPPGTLRIKCPTCAMRWVLPRIIRLQNERPEMHIELTASVSHGLDFGAEHFDAAVVFGRPQGKKLTAHHLFDEILTPVCTPSYLPSLARPAALADLADKTLLHPTRDRRDWLLWLKAAGRDALPSGKAQHFDTLDLAMSAALQGFGIAIGDLCLLEEDIQAQRIVTPFPLSVVSGAAYYLVYPERAALPPTLAALVSFLGEEAANSRARQRKTLSAGCNAL, encoded by the coding sequence ATGCCGATATCGCTGCCGTCGCTCGACGTATTGAAAACCTTTGTGGCCGTGGCGCAACGCCTCAACTTTACCCATGCCGCCCAGGCGCTGCACCTGACGCAGGGCGCGGTCAGCCGCCAGATCCTCGGGCTGGAGCAGCGATTGGGCTACCCGCTGTTTATCCGCCGGGCGCGCGGCCTGACGCTGACGCCGCAGGGCGCCATGCTGTTGGCGCCGGTGCAGCAGGCGTTGGGGCAGTTGGACGAGGCGCTGGAGCGCGCCGCCGCGCCGCCGGGCACGTTGCGCATCAAATGCCCGACCTGCGCCATGCGTTGGGTGCTGCCGCGCATCATCCGGCTGCAGAACGAGCGGCCGGAAATGCACATCGAGCTGACCGCCTCGGTATCCCACGGGCTGGACTTCGGCGCGGAGCACTTTGACGCCGCGGTGGTGTTCGGCCGGCCGCAGGGCAAAAAGCTGACGGCGCACCACCTGTTCGATGAAATTCTCACCCCGGTCTGCACCCCGTCCTATCTGCCCAGTCTGGCGCGCCCGGCCGCGCTCGCCGATTTGGCGGATAAAACCCTGCTGCACCCGACGCGCGATCGGCGCGACTGGCTGCTGTGGCTGAAGGCGGCGGGGCGCGACGCGCTGCCCTCCGGCAAGGCGCAGCACTTCGACACGCTCGATCTGGCGATGAGCGCCGCGCTGCAGGGGTTTGGCATCGCCATTGGCGATCTGTGCCTGCTGGAGGAAGATATCCAGGCGCAGCGCATCGTCACGCCGTTCCCGCTCAGCGTGGTCAGCGGCGCGGCCTATTATTTGGTCTATCCTGAACGGGCGGCGTTGCCGCCGACATTAGCCGCGCTGGTGAGTTTCCTCGGCGAGGAGGCCGCCAATAGCCGCGCCCGGCAGCGGAAAACCCTTTCCGCCGGCTGTAACGCTTTGTAA
- a CDS encoding DMT family transporter, translating to MRLPSQWANAGLATLFVLLWSSGAIFSRWGLEHASAFAFLFFRCAIALALLLAIGLWQRQCLPAPGTRRRVALIGLLMIGSYQICYLLALERGITPGVLATLLGVQPILTQFVTERRCAGLRGLGLLMALAGLTLVVYQSLMVARFSLIGMLCAFIALGCMTAGTLLQKGMTQPPLAVLPLQYAVGLLMCTLVLPFEPLRVEWRLEFALPLVWMAVVISVLATFLLYRLIQRGNLVQVTSLFYLIPAVTALLDYLLLGHALAAMSLLGMASIVLGVMLVFRRP from the coding sequence ATGCGATTACCTTCTCAATGGGCCAATGCCGGCCTGGCTACGCTGTTCGTCCTGCTATGGAGCAGCGGCGCGATCTTCTCCCGCTGGGGTCTGGAGCACGCCTCCGCCTTCGCTTTCCTGTTCTTCCGCTGCGCCATCGCGCTGGCGCTGCTGCTGGCCATCGGCCTGTGGCAGCGGCAATGCCTGCCCGCCCCCGGCACCCGCCGGCGCGTTGCGCTGATTGGCCTGCTGATGATCGGCAGCTACCAGATTTGCTATCTGCTGGCGCTGGAACGGGGCATTACCCCCGGGGTGCTGGCCACGCTGCTCGGCGTGCAGCCGATCCTCACCCAGTTCGTCACCGAACGGCGCTGCGCCGGGCTGCGCGGCCTCGGCCTGCTGATGGCGCTGGCCGGTCTGACGCTGGTGGTGTATCAAAGCCTGATGGTGGCCCGCTTCTCGCTCATCGGCATGCTGTGCGCCTTTATCGCGCTGGGCTGCATGACCGCCGGCACCCTGTTGCAAAAAGGCATGACCCAGCCACCGCTGGCGGTGTTGCCGCTACAGTACGCCGTCGGGCTGTTGATGTGTACGCTGGTGCTGCCGTTCGAACCGTTGCGGGTGGAATGGCGGCTGGAGTTCGCGTTGCCGCTGGTGTGGATGGCGGTGGTGATATCCGTGCTGGCGACCTTTCTGCTGTACCGCCTGATCCAGCGCGGCAATCTGGTGCAGGTCACCAGCCTGTTTTACCTGATCCCGGCGGTGACCGCCCTGTTGGATTATCTGCTGCTCGGCCACGCGCTGGCGGCGATGAGCCTGTTGGGCATGGCGAGTATCGTGCTCGGCGTGATGCTGGTGTTCCGCAGACCTTAA
- a CDS encoding magnesium transporter, with product MSYAALQTHYEKARFEDDAIARYMNKKFFVLHHDLYVSEARTIFINQLSNDDLPAQIFIEDGLKLVGVLSVKRLLQEEHDDERIKDMMETTFFHVKPTDDREHIAELLAASHLDIVAVVDNGRLVGCLTEREIARIIEAENTEDAQLQGASLPLDKPYLEISSFQLWKKRSVWLLLLFVAEAYTSTVIQHFEEALEAAIALAFFIPLLTGTGGNSGTQITSTIVRAMALGEVRLRDIGKVLRKEMTTSIMIALTLACAGAFRGWMMGIGYEITLIVSLTLVCITLWAATVSSIIPMVLKRFGVDPAVVSAPFITTLIDGTGLVIYFKIAQWTLGLN from the coding sequence ATGTCATATGCCGCACTGCAAACCCATTATGAAAAAGCGCGCTTTGAAGACGACGCTATCGCCCGTTATATGAACAAGAAGTTCTTTGTTCTGCATCACGACCTTTATGTCAGCGAGGCCCGGACCATATTTATAAATCAGCTTTCCAATGACGACCTGCCGGCGCAGATATTTATCGAGGACGGGCTGAAGTTGGTAGGTGTGCTTTCCGTTAAACGCTTATTACAGGAGGAACACGACGACGAACGCATAAAAGACATGATGGAAACCACCTTCTTTCATGTTAAGCCTACCGACGATCGTGAGCATATCGCCGAGCTATTGGCGGCAAGCCATTTGGATATTGTCGCCGTGGTAGACAATGGCCGCTTGGTGGGGTGTCTCACCGAACGTGAAATAGCGCGCATTATTGAAGCGGAAAATACCGAGGACGCCCAATTGCAGGGGGCCAGTTTGCCGCTGGACAAGCCTTATCTCGAAATATCGTCTTTCCAGCTGTGGAAAAAGCGCAGCGTATGGCTGCTGTTGCTGTTCGTGGCTGAAGCTTACACCAGCACCGTTATCCAGCACTTTGAAGAGGCGCTGGAGGCGGCGATCGCCCTTGCCTTCTTTATCCCTTTATTGACGGGCACCGGAGGCAACAGCGGCACGCAGATTACCTCCACCATCGTTCGGGCCATGGCGCTGGGGGAGGTGCGCCTGAGGGATATCGGCAAGGTGCTGCGTAAAGAAATGACCACCTCCATCATGATTGCGCTCACGCTGGCTTGCGCCGGCGCGTTTCGCGGATGGATGATGGGGATAGGTTACGAAATCACGCTTATCGTCAGTTTGACCCTGGTATGCATTACGCTGTGGGCGGCGACCGTTTCCTCCATCATCCCCATGGTGTTAAAGCGTTTCGGCGTCGATCCCGCCGTGGTGTCCGCCCCGTTTATCACCACGCTGATAGACGGCACCGGTTTGGTCATCTACTTCAAAATAGCCCAGTGGACGCTAGGACTGAACTGA
- a CDS encoding methionine aminotransferase, with amino-acid sequence MHSACTRRSKLPDVGTTIFTVIGQLSAEHQALNLSQGAPNFACEPQLVEAVAQAMRAGHNQYAPMSGVAALRAALAAKVETLYGARYDADEEITVIASASEGLYSAIGALVHPGDEVIYFEPAFDSYAPIVRLQGATPVAIKLSLQDLHIDWDEVAAAINGKTRMIIVNSPHNPTGSVFGEHDIERLTALTRNTDIVILSDEVYEHVVFDGGIHHSMARHPQLAERSVIVSSFGKTYHVTGWRVGYCMAPAALMDEIRKVHQFMVFSADTPMQYAFAAALGNPQSYLGLAAFYQQKRDLLASALQDSRFELLPSRGSFFMLARFSGFSSESDNDFAVRLIREAKVASIPLSAFYSDGTDTGIIRLSFSKDNETLLEGARRLSQV; translated from the coding sequence ATGCACAGCGCCTGCACACGTCGCTCGAAACTGCCGGACGTCGGCACCACCATTTTCACCGTGATCGGCCAGCTCAGCGCCGAACATCAGGCCCTGAACCTATCGCAGGGCGCCCCCAACTTCGCCTGTGAACCGCAGCTGGTCGAAGCGGTGGCGCAAGCCATGCGCGCAGGTCATAACCAATATGCGCCGATGAGCGGCGTGGCGGCGTTACGCGCTGCGCTGGCGGCTAAAGTCGAAACATTGTATGGCGCACGCTATGACGCAGACGAAGAAATCACGGTGATCGCCAGCGCCAGCGAAGGATTGTACTCAGCGATCGGCGCGCTGGTGCACCCGGGCGACGAGGTGATCTACTTCGAACCGGCGTTCGACAGCTACGCGCCGATCGTTCGTCTGCAGGGCGCGACGCCGGTGGCTATCAAGCTGTCGCTGCAGGATCTGCACATTGACTGGGACGAGGTCGCCGCCGCCATCAACGGCAAAACGCGGATGATCATCGTCAACAGCCCGCACAACCCGACCGGCAGCGTGTTCGGCGAACATGACATCGAGCGCCTGACCGCGCTGACCCGCAATACCGACATCGTGATCCTGTCCGATGAAGTTTACGAGCACGTGGTGTTCGACGGCGGCATCCACCACAGCATGGCGCGCCACCCGCAGCTGGCGGAACGCAGCGTGATCGTCTCTTCCTTCGGCAAAACCTACCACGTCACCGGCTGGCGCGTCGGCTACTGCATGGCGCCGGCGGCGCTGATGGACGAGATCCGCAAGGTGCACCAGTTTATGGTGTTCTCCGCCGATACGCCGATGCAATACGCCTTCGCCGCGGCGCTGGGCAACCCGCAGAGCTATCTGGGGCTGGCGGCGTTTTACCAGCAAAAACGCGATCTGTTGGCCAGCGCGCTGCAAGATTCGCGCTTTGAATTACTGCCCAGCCGTGGCAGTTTCTTTATGTTGGCCCGCTTTAGCGGCTTCAGCAGCGAAAGCGACAACGATTTCGCCGTGCGCTTAATCCGCGAGGCGAAGGTCGCGAGCATCCCGCTGTCGGCCTTTTACAGCGACGGCACCGACACCGGCATCATCCGGCTGAGTTTTTCAAAAGATAACGAGACCCTGCTGGAAGGCGCGCGCCGTCTGAGCCAGGTGTAA